From one Branchiostoma floridae strain S238N-H82 chromosome 3, Bfl_VNyyK, whole genome shotgun sequence genomic stretch:
- the LOC118412640 gene encoding uncharacterized protein LOC118412640 isoform X1 translates to MRTVERWYRRQVLTSHCRRSVSPFVVKNMHELITLVGEISFPWERAKDTSTRDVMVFSASFLIFDASRALSLQSVLEQLQADMLQLQADDKAIQAEMQQLRHDTAAKDQEFQTEIGQLQTEMATKDQMYQAEIQQLHAKDQEMEAEIQQIQNEMAAKDQMHQADIQQLQTEMGAKDQRIQDLEQRDYIERCESGVFETPDDVFTSGDGDRHLDLTATFSRAFRTTPVVTVGLTSLDHFPGHTRAKATVVSVSTTSLTVRIGTWASSQLYAAYVHWMACA, encoded by the exons ATGAGAACTGTGGAACGCTGGTACCGCAGGCAAGTGCTGACAAGCCACTGCCGTCGTAGTGTATCTCCGtttgttgtcaaaaacatgcatgaacTGATAACGTTAGTAGGCGAAATCAGTTTTCCTTGGGAAAGGGCAAAAGATACTTCCACACGAGATGTCATGGTGTTTTCTGCATCATTTCTGATTTTTGACG CCTCTCGAGCTCTGTCCCTACAAAGTGTGCTCGAGCAGCTACAGGCCGACATGCTACAGCTTCAGGCGGACGACAAAGCGATACAGGCCGAAATGCAGCAGCTTCGACATGACACGGCGGCCAAAGACCAAGAGTTCCAGACTGAGATTGGACAACTTCAGACCGAGATGGCGACCAAAGACCAGATGTACCAGGCCGAAATACAACAGCTTCACGCCAAAGACCAAGAGATGGAAGCTGAAATTCAGCAAATTCAAAATGAGATGGCGGCCAAAGACCAGATGCACCAGGCTGATATCCAACAACTTCAGACCGAGATGGGGGCCAAGGACCAGAGGATCCAGGACCTGGAACAGCGTGACTACATCGAACGCT GCGAAAGCGGTGTCTTTGAAACACCAGATGACGTCTTCACGTCCGGTGATGGTGATCGCCACCTCGACCTGACCGCCACGTTCAGCAGGGCCTTCCGGACAACCCCCGTGGTGACTGTGGGCTTGACGTCACTGGACCATTTTCCTGGCCACACCCGCGCCAAAGCAACCGTGGTGTCCGTCTCCACAACCAGTCTGACGGTGCGAATCGGCACCTGGGCCAGTTCACAGCTGTACGCTGCCTATGTCCACTGGATGGCCTGTGCATGA
- the LOC118412640 gene encoding uncharacterized protein LOC118412640 isoform X2: protein MLQLQADDKAIQAEMQQLRHDTAAKDQEFQTEIGQLQTEMATKDQMYQAEIQQLHAKDQEMEAEIQQIQNEMAAKDQMHQADIQQLQTEMGAKDQRIQDLEQRDYIERCESGVFETPDDVFTSGDGDRHLDLTATFSRAFRTTPVVTVGLTSLDHFPGHTRAKATVVSVSTTSLTVRIGTWASSQLYAAYVHWMACA, encoded by the exons ATGCTACAGCTTCAGGCGGACGACAAAGCGATACAGGCCGAAATGCAGCAGCTTCGACATGACACGGCGGCCAAAGACCAAGAGTTCCAGACTGAGATTGGACAACTTCAGACCGAGATGGCGACCAAAGACCAGATGTACCAGGCCGAAATACAACAGCTTCACGCCAAAGACCAAGAGATGGAAGCTGAAATTCAGCAAATTCAAAATGAGATGGCGGCCAAAGACCAGATGCACCAGGCTGATATCCAACAACTTCAGACCGAGATGGGGGCCAAGGACCAGAGGATCCAGGACCTGGAACAGCGTGACTACATCGAACGCT GCGAAAGCGGTGTCTTTGAAACACCAGATGACGTCTTCACGTCCGGTGATGGTGATCGCCACCTCGACCTGACCGCCACGTTCAGCAGGGCCTTCCGGACAACCCCCGTGGTGACTGTGGGCTTGACGTCACTGGACCATTTTCCTGGCCACACCCGCGCCAAAGCAACCGTGGTGTCCGTCTCCACAACCAGTCTGACGGTGCGAATCGGCACCTGGGCCAGTTCACAGCTGTACGCTGCCTATGTCCACTGGATGGCCTGTGCATGA